One Thermofilum pendens Hrk 5 DNA segment encodes these proteins:
- a CDS encoding succinate dehydrogenase cytochrome b-556 subunit: MERLRVVLSSWFRVKGRSLEHVSFSLRRLSGIVLALYFLVHMVDISTVVLGKEVYDSFLKVFTSPPAVLVDLFLWGVLVVHGVLGAYSAVVESGFLLEKRRQLLAASWLAIVVLFAVGAAVIVNAFR, translated from the coding sequence GTGGAGAGGTTGCGGGTTGTCTTGTCGTCGTGGTTCCGCGTTAAGGGTAGAAGCCTGGAGCACGTGTCGTTCTCGTTGAGAAGGCTTTCCGGGATAGTGCTAGCCCTGTACTTCCTCGTGCACATGGTCGACATATCGACCGTCGTGCTCGGCAAGGAGGTCTACGACTCCTTCCTCAAGGTGTTCACTTCTCCTCCAGCGGTACTCGTGGACCTCTTCCTATGGGGGGTGCTGGTCGTGCACGGTGTGCTCGGAGCCTACTCCGCGGTAGTAGAGTCGGGGTTCCTCCTGGAGAAGAGGAGGCAACTCTTAGCCGCGAGCTGGCTGGCAATAGTCGTGCTCTTCGCCGTCGGCGCGGCGGTGATAGTGAATGCCTTCCGGTAA
- a CDS encoding succinate dehydrogenase/fumarate reductase iron-sulfur subunit, with protein MRYRLVVRRYKQGWREAEYRAYEVDVDPDTSVLDALEKVSLEQDPTLTFEHACHHGVCGACGMVINGVERLACVTRIGEVARGGVVVVEPLRGFRVVSDLAVDKSRMFSQYALVEPGTLERVDGVVELEKLFDCVECGVCYSACPIANTFPEYLGPSVIALAYRSSKDGKVPAVLDSRRGVWACHAAFECSVRCPVGFKPGETIMKVRRGFLSGKLGVR; from the coding sequence GTGAGGTACCGTTTAGTGGTTAGGAGGTACAAGCAGGGCTGGAGGGAAGCGGAGTACAGGGCCTACGAGGTAGACGTTGACCCTGATACATCGGTGCTCGACGCGCTCGAAAAGGTAAGCCTGGAACAGGACCCCACGCTGACGTTCGAGCACGCATGCCACCACGGCGTGTGCGGGGCTTGCGGCATGGTCATAAACGGCGTGGAGAGGCTTGCCTGCGTGACCAGGATAGGCGAGGTTGCCAGGGGAGGCGTAGTTGTGGTCGAGCCGCTCAGAGGGTTCCGCGTTGTCAGCGACCTAGCCGTGGACAAGTCGAGGATGTTCTCCCAGTACGCGCTCGTAGAGCCCGGCACACTGGAGAGGGTAGACGGGGTGGTCGAGCTGGAAAAGCTCTTCGACTGCGTGGAGTGCGGGGTATGCTACTCTGCGTGCCCCATAGCGAACACTTTCCCGGAGTACCTGGGCCCCTCGGTCATAGCGCTTGCCTACAGGTCCTCGAAGGACGGGAAGGTCCCCGCCGTTCTAGACTCGAGGAGGGGCGTGTGGGCCTGTCACGCGGCCTTCGAGTGTAGCGTGAGGTGCCCGGTTGGCTTCAAGCCGGGCGAGACTATAATGAAGGTTAGGAGGGGTTTCCTATCGGGTAAGCTCGGGGTGAGGTAG